A section of the Pseudomonas fluorescens genome encodes:
- a CDS encoding efflux transporter outer membrane subunit — MKAHLPLVVASLLLAACSNPMSRPDSGLQPPVAWDTASQADALHVNQQWWTAFASPQLDQLIEQARIGSYDLASAMARVRQAQAGAVVAGAPLLPELTGGLNANRQKLLRGNGYSELDTNSNNDAVDYFNASLTATYEIDFWGGKRAARDSAELAVRASEFERATVELTLLSGVATTYTQLLALHEQQRIAELNLANAQSVLKLVQTRHDAGSATHLELAQQKSLVAAQQRQLPEVRQRAEAARISLAALLGQPVQTLHLTPQAFDQLRWPSIAAGMPSDLLSRRPDIASAEAQLAAAQADIIVARAAMLPNVTLTANLGSGANRAGDMLRNPFYDLTGALVAPIFNNGRLSAERDRATARQDELLQTYRGAIINGFADVEKALSSIRRLDEQRQWQHEELDQAQTAFRIAQSRYEAGAEDLLTVLETQRTLYAAQDLNVQLRQARLEASIALYKALGGGWQAPTSL, encoded by the coding sequence ATGAAAGCGCACTTGCCCCTCGTCGTCGCCAGCCTGCTGCTGGCCGCGTGCAGCAACCCGATGTCGCGTCCGGACAGCGGTCTGCAGCCACCCGTGGCCTGGGACACCGCGAGCCAGGCCGACGCCCTGCACGTCAACCAGCAATGGTGGACGGCCTTTGCCAGCCCGCAACTCGACCAACTGATCGAACAGGCCCGTATCGGCAGCTATGACCTGGCCAGCGCCATGGCGCGAGTGCGCCAGGCCCAGGCCGGCGCTGTGGTGGCCGGCGCTCCGCTGCTGCCCGAACTCACTGGCGGGCTCAACGCCAACCGGCAGAAACTGCTGCGCGGCAACGGCTACAGCGAGCTGGATACCAACAGCAACAACGACGCGGTGGACTACTTCAATGCCAGCCTGACAGCCACCTACGAGATCGACTTCTGGGGCGGTAAGCGCGCCGCGCGCGACAGTGCCGAACTGGCAGTGCGCGCCAGTGAGTTCGAGCGCGCCACGGTGGAATTGACCCTGCTCAGCGGCGTGGCCACCACCTACACCCAGCTCCTGGCCTTGCACGAACAACAACGCATCGCCGAGCTGAACCTGGCCAATGCGCAGAGCGTGCTCAAGCTGGTACAGACCCGCCATGACGCCGGCTCTGCCACCCACCTGGAACTGGCCCAGCAAAAGAGCCTGGTCGCCGCGCAGCAACGCCAATTGCCGGAAGTGCGCCAGCGCGCCGAAGCCGCACGGATCAGCCTGGCCGCCCTGCTCGGTCAACCAGTGCAAACACTGCACCTGACGCCCCAGGCCTTTGACCAACTGCGCTGGCCGAGCATCGCCGCCGGCATGCCCAGCGACCTGCTCAGCCGCCGCCCGGACATCGCCAGCGCCGAAGCACAACTGGCCGCAGCCCAGGCCGACATCATTGTCGCCCGCGCCGCCATGCTGCCCAACGTCACCCTCACCGCCAATCTGGGCTCCGGCGCCAACCGGGCTGGCGATATGCTGCGCAACCCGTTCTATGACCTCACAGGCGCTCTGGTCGCACCGATCTTCAACAACGGCCGCCTCAGCGCCGAACGCGACAGGGCCACGGCCCGCCAGGATGAACTGCTGCAAACCTATCGCGGGGCGATCATCAACGGCTTCGCCGATGTGGAAAAAGCCTTGAGCAGCATTCGCCGGCTGGACGAACAGCGTCAGTGGCAGCATGAGGAATTGGACCAGGCGCAGACGGCGTTCCGTATCGCCCAGAGCCGCTACGAAGCCGGCGCGGAAGACTTGCTCACGGTGCTGGAAACCCAGCGCACCCTGTATGCCGCCCAGGACTTGAACGTGCAACTGCGCCAGGCGCGGCTGGAGGCGAGCATTGCCCTGTACAAGGCCCTGGGAGGCGGTTGGCAGGCACCAACAAGCCTGTAG
- a CDS encoding MacB family efflux pump subunit → MLTPLIELRDIRKSYGGGDAPQVDVLRGIDLSIHAGEFVAIVGASGSGKSTLMNILGCLDRPTVGHYLFAGENVAQLDTDELAWLRREAFGFVFQGYHLIPSGSAQENVEMPAIYAGTPAAERHARAAALLTRLGLAGRTGNRPHQLSGGQQQRVSIARALMNGGHIILADEPTGALDSHSGAEVMTLLDELASQGHVVILITHDREVAARAKRIIEIRDGLIISDTPNTHDQPAAEANPKALQAVDLRRRLADGAEHNGAWKGELLDAVQAAWRVMWINRFRTALTLLGIIIGVASVVVMLAVGEGSKRQVMAQMGAFGSNILYVSGSAPNPRTPPGIITMNDVAAMAALPQVKRIMPVNGAEAGVRFGNVDHMAYVGGNDTNFPAIFNWPVVEGSYFTEADERAAATVAVIGKRVRDKLFKDLPSPIGQYILIENVPFQVIGVLAEKGASSGDKDSDDRIAIPYSAASIRLFGSYNPEYVVIAAADARKVHEAEKAIEQLLLRLHNGKRDFELTNNAAMIQAEARTQNTLSLMLGSIAAISLLVGGIGVMNIMLMTVRERTREIGIRMATGARQRDILRQFLTEAVMLTVVGGVTGIGLALLVGGALILSSVAVAFSLPAALGAFACALVTGVIFGFMPARKAARLDPVTALTSE, encoded by the coding sequence ATGTTGACGCCGCTGATCGAACTTCGGGACATCCGCAAATCCTATGGTGGTGGTGATGCGCCTCAGGTCGACGTGCTGCGCGGGATCGACCTGTCGATCCATGCCGGAGAATTCGTGGCGATTGTCGGGGCCTCGGGCTCCGGCAAGTCGACCTTGATGAATATCCTCGGCTGCCTCGACCGCCCCACCGTCGGCCACTACCTGTTCGCCGGGGAAAACGTTGCCCAGTTGGACACCGACGAACTGGCCTGGCTACGTCGCGAGGCCTTTGGCTTTGTGTTCCAGGGCTACCACCTGATCCCCTCCGGCTCGGCCCAGGAAAACGTCGAGATGCCAGCGATCTACGCCGGCACGCCCGCCGCCGAGCGTCACGCCCGCGCCGCCGCCCTGCTCACCCGCCTGGGGCTGGCCGGGCGCACCGGCAACCGCCCACACCAACTGTCCGGCGGCCAACAGCAACGGGTGTCGATAGCCCGGGCCTTGATGAACGGCGGCCATATCATCCTCGCCGACGAACCCACCGGCGCCCTCGACAGCCATAGTGGCGCCGAGGTCATGACCCTGCTCGACGAGCTGGCCAGCCAGGGCCACGTGGTGATCCTGATCACCCACGACCGTGAAGTGGCGGCCCGGGCCAAGCGCATCATCGAAATCCGCGACGGCCTGATCATCAGCGACACCCCCAACACCCACGACCAACCTGCCGCCGAGGCCAACCCCAAGGCCCTGCAAGCGGTGGACCTGCGCCGGCGCCTGGCCGACGGCGCCGAGCACAATGGCGCGTGGAAAGGCGAACTGCTGGATGCGGTACAGGCGGCCTGGCGGGTGATGTGGATCAACCGCTTCCGCACCGCCCTGACCTTGCTGGGGATCATTATTGGCGTGGCCTCGGTGGTGGTGATGCTGGCCGTGGGCGAAGGCAGCAAGCGCCAGGTCATGGCCCAGATGGGCGCCTTTGGCTCCAATATCCTCTACGTCAGCGGCTCGGCCCCAAACCCGCGCACGCCGCCCGGCATTATCACCATGAACGACGTCGCGGCCATGGCCGCCCTGCCCCAGGTCAAGCGCATCATGCCGGTCAATGGCGCGGAGGCCGGGGTGCGCTTCGGCAATGTCGACCACATGGCCTACGTCGGCGGCAACGACACCAACTTCCCGGCGATCTTCAACTGGCCGGTGGTCGAGGGCAGCTACTTCACCGAAGCTGACGAACGTGCCGCCGCCACCGTCGCGGTGATTGGCAAGCGAGTGCGCGACAAGCTGTTCAAGGACCTGCCCAGCCCCATCGGGCAATACATCCTGATCGAAAACGTACCATTCCAGGTGATCGGCGTGCTCGCCGAAAAAGGCGCCAGTTCCGGCGACAAGGACAGCGACGACCGTATCGCCATCCCCTACTCCGCCGCGAGTATCCGCCTGTTCGGCAGCTACAACCCGGAATACGTGGTGATTGCCGCCGCCGACGCGCGCAAAGTGCATGAAGCCGAAAAAGCCATCGAGCAGTTGCTGCTGCGCTTGCACAACGGCAAGCGCGATTTCGAACTGACCAACAACGCCGCGATGATCCAGGCCGAGGCCCGGACCCAGAACACCCTGTCGCTGATGCTCGGCTCGATTGCCGCCATCTCGCTGCTGGTCGGTGGCATCGGCGTGATGAACATCATGTTGATGACCGTGCGCGAACGCACCCGGGAAATCGGCATCCGCATGGCCACCGGCGCCCGGCAACGGGACATCCTGCGCCAGTTCCTCACCGAAGCGGTGATGCTGACAGTGGTCGGCGGAGTGACCGGGATCGGCCTGGCCTTGCTGGTCGGTGGCGCGCTGATCCTGAGCAGCGTGGCCGTTGCTTTCTCGCTGCCCGCTGCCCTGGGCGCCTTCGCCTGTGCGCTGGTCACCGGCGTCATTTTCGGCTTTATGCCAGCCCGCAAAGCTGCCCGGCTCGACCCGGTCACGGCCCTTACCAGTGAATGA
- a CDS encoding efflux RND transporter periplasmic adaptor subunit: MNRPRHTRRALLAALCLIPVAAFAAWQLIPPGRDKFATLQVHRGDIESSVTALGTLQPRRYVDVGAQASGQIRKIHVEAGAQVKEGDLLVEIDPATQQAKLDATRYSIANLQAQLQEQHAQHRLARQKYQRQQRLAAGGATRDEDVQTAQAELDATQARINMFKAQISQAQATLRVDQAELGYTRIYAPISGTVVAVDAREGQTLNSQQQTPLILRIANLSPMTVWAEVSEADIGHVKPGMQAYFTTLSGGNRRWTSTVRQILPVPPKPLNETSQGGGSPSSSSKSGSGRVVLYTVLLDVDNADNALMAEMTAQVFFVANRVTDALTAPVAALQGSTRPDRQLARVVAKDGSIEDREVRVGISDRLRIQILDGLNEGDHLLIGPAESSGG, from the coding sequence ATGAACCGTCCCCGACACACCCGGCGCGCGCTGCTGGCTGCACTTTGCCTGATCCCCGTGGCCGCCTTCGCCGCCTGGCAACTGATCCCGCCCGGCCGGGATAAATTTGCCACCCTGCAAGTACACCGGGGCGATATCGAAAGCAGCGTGACCGCCCTCGGCACCCTGCAACCACGGCGTTACGTCGATGTCGGCGCCCAGGCGTCCGGGCAGATCCGCAAGATCCACGTGGAAGCCGGCGCCCAGGTCAAGGAAGGCGACCTGCTGGTAGAGATCGATCCCGCCACCCAACAAGCCAAGCTCGACGCCACCCGTTATTCCATCGCCAACCTGCAGGCCCAACTGCAGGAGCAGCACGCACAACACCGCCTGGCGCGGCAGAAGTACCAGCGCCAGCAACGCCTGGCCGCCGGGGGCGCCACTCGCGACGAAGACGTGCAGACCGCCCAGGCCGAACTGGACGCCACCCAGGCACGCATCAACATGTTCAAGGCGCAGATCAGCCAGGCCCAGGCCACGTTGCGGGTCGACCAGGCCGAGCTTGGCTACACGCGTATCTATGCGCCGATTTCCGGCACCGTCGTGGCCGTCGACGCCCGCGAAGGCCAGACCCTCAACAGCCAGCAGCAAACGCCACTGATCCTACGCATCGCCAACCTGTCGCCCATGACCGTCTGGGCGGAAGTCTCGGAAGCCGATATCGGCCATGTCAAACCCGGCATGCAGGCCTATTTCACCACTTTGAGCGGTGGCAACCGGCGCTGGACCAGCACCGTCCGCCAGATCCTGCCGGTGCCCCCCAAGCCCCTCAACGAAACCAGCCAGGGCGGCGGCAGCCCCAGCAGTTCGAGCAAGAGCGGCAGTGGTCGGGTGGTGCTCTACACCGTGCTGCTGGATGTGGACAACGCCGACAACGCGCTGATGGCGGAAATGACCGCCCAGGTATTTTTCGTCGCCAACCGCGTCACCGATGCGCTGACCGCCCCCGTCGCAGCCCTGCAAGGCAGCACCCGCCCCGACAGGCAACTGGCCCGCGTGGTGGCCAAGGATGGCAGCATCGAAGACCGCGAGGTGCGGGTCGGTATCAGTGATCGCCTGCGCATCCAGATCCTCGATGGCCTCAACGAAGGCGATCATCTGCTGATCGGCCCCGCCGAAAGCAGTGGAGGCTGA
- a CDS encoding lysine N(6)-hydroxylase/L-ornithine N(5)-oxygenase family protein — MTQAIASPAVHDLIGIGFGPSNLALAIALQEREKAQGKLDVLFLDKQADYRWHGNTLVSQSELQISFLKDLVTLRNPTSPYSFVNYLKAHGRLVDFINLGTFYPCRMEYNDYLRWVAGQFTEQSRYGEDVLAIEPILHQQQVEALRVISRDAHGEQLVRTARSVVVSAGGTPRIPEAFKALKEDGRVFHHSQYLSRMAQQPCVEGRPMRIAIIGGGQSAAEAFIDLNDSFPSVQVDIILRGSALKPADDSPFVNEVFSPEFTDLVFQQPSSERERLVNEYHNTNYSVVDLDLIERIYGIFYRQKVSGIARHAFRTLTTVEKASAGSLGIELVVRHNATGETVINHYDAVVLATGYERQMHRQLLAPLEAYMGDFEVSRDYRVVTDERCKAGIYMQGFSQASHGLSDTLLSILPIRADEIAASLHEHDRSRGQGRSVRDLLLATAS, encoded by the coding sequence ATGACACAGGCAATTGCATCGCCCGCGGTTCACGACCTGATCGGTATTGGTTTCGGTCCTTCGAACCTGGCGCTGGCCATCGCCCTGCAAGAGCGCGAGAAAGCCCAAGGCAAGCTCGATGTGCTGTTTCTCGACAAGCAGGCCGACTACCGTTGGCACGGCAACACCCTGGTGAGCCAGAGCGAGCTGCAGATTTCCTTCCTCAAGGACCTGGTGACCCTGCGCAACCCCACCAGCCCGTATTCCTTCGTCAACTACCTCAAGGCCCACGGGCGCCTGGTGGACTTCATCAACCTGGGCACGTTCTACCCGTGCCGCATGGAGTACAACGACTACCTGCGCTGGGTCGCCGGGCAATTTACCGAACAAAGCCGCTATGGCGAGGATGTGCTGGCCATCGAGCCAATCCTGCATCAGCAGCAGGTCGAAGCGCTGCGGGTGATCTCCCGCGATGCCCACGGCGAGCAACTGGTACGCACCGCGCGCTCGGTGGTGGTCAGCGCCGGTGGCACGCCACGGATTCCCGAGGCGTTCAAGGCGCTCAAGGAGGACGGGCGGGTGTTCCACCATTCCCAGTACCTGTCACGCATGGCCCAGCAGCCGTGCGTGGAGGGCAGACCGATGCGCATTGCGATCATTGGCGGTGGGCAGAGCGCGGCGGAGGCGTTTATCGATCTCAATGACAGCTTCCCCTCGGTGCAGGTGGATATCATCCTGCGCGGCTCGGCGCTCAAGCCGGCCGATGACAGCCCGTTCGTCAACGAAGTGTTCTCCCCAGAGTTCACCGACCTGGTGTTCCAGCAGCCCAGCAGCGAGCGCGAGCGCCTGGTCAACGAGTACCACAACACCAACTATTCAGTGGTGGACCTGGACCTAATCGAGCGTATCTATGGGATCTTCTACCGCCAGAAAGTCTCCGGGATCGCCCGTCACGCATTCCGCACCCTGACCACCGTGGAAAAGGCCAGTGCCGGCTCCCTGGGCATCGAGCTGGTGGTGCGTCACAACGCTACCGGTGAAACCGTGATCAACCACTACGATGCGGTGGTCCTGGCCACTGGCTACGAGCGCCAGATGCATCGCCAGTTACTGGCGCCGCTCGAAGCCTATATGGGTGACTTTGAAGTGAGCCGCGACTACCGCGTGGTCACCGATGAGCGCTGCAAGGCGGGCATCTACATGCAGGGTTTCAGCCAGGCCAGCCACGGCTTGAGCGATACCTTGCTGTCGATCCTGCCGATTCGTGCCGATGAGATTGCGGCCTCGCTGCATGAGCATGACCGCAGCCGGGGCCAGGGGCGCTCAGTGCGCGACTTGCTGCTGGCAACGGCAAGCTGA
- a CDS encoding MgtC/SapB family protein encodes MQALNNINLDSLIDTVVSLSAAFILGGLIGFERQFRQRTAGLRTNVLVAVGAAIFVDMANRLAGAEGAVRVVAYVVSGIGFLGAGVIMREEGNVRGLNTAATLWTSAAVGACAGADLILEAFLGTMFVLAANTLLRPIVNNINRQPLDVVSAEVTNILYVIARRTQQQAVMALLESELARCNYPASDVDVRPFGSEEVEIEATLAANSVDGDELDALVTRISQSTLVVQAFWSPSTTD; translated from the coding sequence ATGCAAGCGCTCAATAACATCAATCTGGATTCCCTGATCGACACCGTGGTCAGCCTCAGCGCGGCCTTTATCCTGGGTGGGCTGATCGGTTTCGAGCGCCAGTTCCGCCAGCGCACGGCGGGGCTGCGTACCAATGTGCTGGTGGCGGTGGGGGCGGCGATCTTTGTCGACATGGCCAACCGCCTGGCCGGGGCCGAAGGCGCCGTGCGGGTGGTGGCGTACGTGGTGTCCGGCATTGGCTTTCTCGGCGCCGGGGTGATCATGCGCGAGGAGGGCAACGTACGGGGGCTCAATACCGCAGCCACGTTGTGGACGTCCGCCGCCGTGGGCGCCTGCGCCGGTGCCGATCTGATCCTTGAGGCGTTCCTGGGCACGATGTTTGTGCTGGCGGCCAATACGTTGCTGCGCCCGATCGTCAACAACATCAACCGCCAGCCCCTGGACGTGGTGTCGGCCGAGGTCACCAATATCCTCTACGTGATCGCCCGGCGTACCCAGCAGCAAGCGGTCATGGCCTTGCTGGAGTCGGAACTGGCGCGCTGCAACTACCCGGCCAGTGATGTTGATGTACGACCTTTTGGCAGTGAGGAGGTTGAGATCGAGGCCACGTTGGCGGCCAATTCGGTCGACGGTGACGAACTCGATGCCCTGGTGACACGGATCTCCCAGTCGACCCTGGTGGTGCAAGCCTTCTGGAGTCCCAGCACCACCGATTGA
- a CDS encoding response regulator transcription factor: protein MSKALIVDDHPFIRATVKYLLRQEGFETIFEAANGADALQIAREERPDLVILDLAMPKLGGLEVISRIKALGLPCKILVLTSYLAVFFSTRCMRAGAMGFVAKTGELDELQKAIKAVMSNYSCFPSLPTSSVRKDDLQTTEQQLVEALSDRELMVLQKLALGLGNNEIAKDMLLSHKTISTYKTRLKEKLHMSSVVHLSKFAQRNHLI, encoded by the coding sequence ATGAGCAAAGCGTTAATCGTGGACGATCATCCGTTCATTCGTGCAACCGTCAAGTACCTGTTGCGCCAGGAGGGCTTCGAGACCATTTTCGAGGCCGCCAATGGTGCCGATGCGTTACAGATTGCCAGGGAGGAGCGACCAGACCTGGTCATTCTCGACCTGGCGATGCCCAAGCTGGGCGGGCTGGAGGTCATCAGCCGGATCAAGGCCTTGGGCCTGCCCTGCAAGATCCTGGTACTGACTTCTTATCTGGCGGTGTTTTTCTCGACGCGTTGCATGCGCGCCGGGGCGATGGGGTTTGTCGCAAAAACCGGCGAGCTGGATGAGTTGCAAAAAGCCATTAAAGCCGTCATGTCCAACTACAGCTGCTTTCCCAGCCTGCCCACGAGCTCCGTGCGCAAGGACGACTTGCAGACCACGGAACAGCAACTGGTAGAAGCGCTTTCCGATCGCGAGCTGATGGTCCTGCAGAAGCTGGCGCTGGGCCTGGGCAACAACGAAATCGCCAAGGACATGCTGTTGAGTCACAAGACCATCAGTACTTACAAGACCCGGTTAAAGGAGAAACTGCACATGTCTTCGGTGGTGCATTTATCCAAGTTCGCCCAGCGCAATCATTTGATCTGA
- a CDS encoding transporter substrate-binding domain-containing protein: MSTALGKWLAAFWLAGLSLTFNVALGEPQFLHLLGHSSLDIPQVNLNEADWRWLRERRTLVMGVSAPDYAPFDLTNNNDELEGITADYAALVGQVLNVTIQVQRYEHRDEVIAALKRGDVDFLGTANGYEAADRQLRLSRSYANDQPTLVTRVDDTQALSAELEGKRLAMLYHYMQPEMVAAYYSNASLQLYSSTIEALGAVAFGQADVYLGDAISANYLINKNHLNNVRMADFSSLEVNPFAFAVTAENIRLLRIINAALAVIPANEQMEILRRWSAGNLGVVGRERLRLSASEQRWLDKHPRVKVTALDKFQPLSFFNERGQLQGLSAEVLAQISLRTGLKFDVVRGSSLTRQVEQVSEGDADMIAFITPSMAREDKIRFTRPYLNNPFVLVTRDDGGSPMTLDDMAGKRLAVLGRSVQRDIISRDYPKVVLVDVESPAQAMALVASASVDASVNALIIARYMIAHQYRDRLRITSTVGSQPARLAFGVGRGQLELYSILDKALLSISPQEMDELTNRWRSELVSNDSYWLRHRNTIIQGFSLAALLLLITLGWAIYLRRLIRRRAQAERALSDQMRFMSVLIDGTPHPIYVRDRLGRLMACNSAYLNVFGFRLEDVIGKTVVETDTGNHPQAQSYHEDYLRLMELGEPQIHDRVLKVPGGATLTIYHWMLPYRDGDEKVVGMIAGWVDVSERQRLLGQLQEAKEEADAANRAKTTFLATMSHEIRTPMNAVIGMIELALKNAEQGRIDHDALAVASDASRGMLELIGDILDIARIESGHLSLTLEPSNLRELLLSAARIFEGLARTKGLALQVELDPLVDRYVLIDPLRFKQVVSNLLSNAIKFTAQGHVRLYASGLPAVANGYLSLRLVVEDTGIGIGMEDQMRLFNPFVQGRNTDQSARSGSGLGLVISRSLCEMMGGQLKLSSVLGQGTRVEVTLLLAVAASAIAHAEPVVLEAPPAHVLSILVVDDYPANRQLLTRQLSFLGHRITTANDGVQGFECWQAERFDGVITDCNMPLKNGYDLARDIRADERARGLAPCLLLGFTANAQPEETERCIAAGMDGCLFKPTGLEDLHAALASRTARPSVNEPQQAAPAKALDLSRLLKLTGSDTDAVKELLMQLLDSLAADRAQVQALLEANDYAQLHDLAHRTKGGARLVAAQALVNHCEALEAACEQRDPGALVLAVAGLRDAIDQLHQALTDYCKQA, encoded by the coding sequence ATGTCGACAGCCCTGGGCAAGTGGCTCGCCGCCTTCTGGCTGGCGGGCCTGTCACTCACCTTCAACGTGGCTCTGGGTGAGCCACAGTTCCTGCACCTGCTGGGGCATTCGAGTCTTGACATCCCGCAGGTGAACCTCAATGAAGCGGATTGGCGCTGGCTGCGCGAGCGCCGCACGCTGGTAATGGGGGTTTCGGCCCCTGATTATGCCCCCTTCGATCTGACGAACAATAACGACGAGCTGGAAGGCATCACCGCCGATTATGCGGCGTTGGTCGGCCAGGTCCTGAACGTTACGATTCAGGTGCAGCGCTACGAACATCGGGATGAAGTCATTGCAGCCCTCAAGCGCGGCGATGTGGATTTCCTGGGGACGGCCAATGGCTACGAGGCAGCGGACCGCCAGCTGAGGCTGTCGCGTTCGTATGCCAATGACCAGCCGACACTGGTGACACGCGTCGATGACACTCAAGCCTTGAGTGCGGAGCTGGAAGGCAAGCGCCTGGCCATGCTCTATCACTACATGCAGCCCGAGATGGTCGCGGCCTATTACTCCAATGCCTCACTGCAGCTGTATTCATCGACCATCGAGGCGCTTGGCGCCGTGGCCTTTGGCCAGGCGGACGTTTATCTGGGCGATGCGATCAGCGCCAACTATCTGATCAACAAAAACCACCTCAATAATGTGCGCATGGCGGACTTTTCCAGCCTGGAGGTCAACCCTTTCGCGTTTGCCGTGACCGCGGAAAATATCCGCCTATTGCGCATCATCAACGCGGCGCTGGCGGTGATCCCGGCCAACGAACAAATGGAGATCCTGCGGCGCTGGAGCGCCGGCAACCTGGGGGTGGTGGGGCGTGAGCGCCTGCGCTTGAGCGCCAGTGAGCAGCGCTGGCTGGACAAGCATCCACGGGTCAAGGTGACGGCGCTGGATAAATTCCAACCCTTGTCATTTTTCAATGAGCGAGGGCAATTGCAGGGCTTGAGTGCCGAGGTGCTGGCCCAGATCAGCTTGCGTACCGGCTTGAAGTTCGATGTGGTGCGCGGCAGCTCGCTGACTCGGCAAGTCGAGCAGGTCAGCGAGGGGGATGCGGACATGATCGCGTTCATCACGCCGAGCATGGCCCGAGAAGACAAAATCCGCTTTACCCGGCCGTACCTCAACAACCCGTTCGTGCTGGTCACGCGCGACGATGGCGGCAGCCCGATGACCCTGGATGATATGGCGGGCAAGCGCCTGGCCGTGCTGGGCCGCAGCGTGCAGCGGGACATCATCAGCCGGGACTATCCCAAGGTCGTGCTGGTGGACGTCGAGAGCCCGGCGCAGGCCATGGCCTTGGTCGCCAGCGCGAGTGTGGATGCGTCGGTCAACGCACTGATCATTGCGCGCTACATGATTGCCCATCAGTACCGGGATCGCCTGCGTATCACCAGTACGGTGGGTTCGCAGCCGGCGCGACTCGCCTTTGGCGTGGGCCGTGGCCAGTTGGAGTTGTACTCGATCCTGGACAAGGCGCTACTGAGCATCTCCCCCCAGGAGATGGATGAGTTGACCAATCGTTGGCGCAGCGAGTTGGTGAGCAACGACAGCTACTGGCTACGCCACCGCAACACGATTATCCAGGGCTTCTCGCTGGCCGCGTTGTTACTGTTGATCACCCTGGGCTGGGCCATTTACCTGCGCCGCCTGATCCGCAGGCGCGCCCAGGCCGAACGCGCCTTGAGCGACCAGATGCGCTTTATGAGTGTGCTGATCGACGGCACGCCACACCCGATTTACGTGCGCGACCGCCTGGGCCGGCTGATGGCCTGCAACAGTGCCTATCTCAATGTGTTCGGCTTTCGGCTCGAAGACGTTATCGGCAAGACCGTGGTCGAGACTGACACTGGCAATCACCCCCAGGCCCAGTCTTACCACGAGGACTACTTGCGTCTGATGGAGCTCGGCGAGCCGCAGATTCACGACCGTGTACTCAAGGTGCCAGGGGGCGCAACCCTGACCATTTATCACTGGATGCTGCCGTACCGTGATGGCGATGAGAAGGTCGTGGGCATGATTGCCGGCTGGGTAGACGTCAGCGAGCGCCAGCGTTTGCTGGGGCAATTGCAGGAGGCCAAGGAAGAGGCGGATGCTGCCAACCGTGCCAAGACCACCTTCCTGGCGACCATGAGCCATGAGATCCGCACGCCGATGAATGCGGTGATCGGCATGATCGAGCTGGCGCTCAAGAATGCCGAGCAGGGGCGTATCGACCACGATGCCCTGGCAGTGGCCTCCGACGCATCGCGCGGCATGCTGGAATTGATCGGCGATATTCTCGACATCGCTCGCATCGAGTCCGGCCACCTGTCCCTGACCCTGGAGCCCTCGAACCTGCGCGAGCTGCTGCTTTCGGCGGCCCGGATCTTCGAGGGGCTGGCGCGTACCAAGGGCCTGGCCTTGCAGGTGGAACTGGATCCGCTGGTTGACCGCTACGTATTGATCGACCCGCTGCGCTTCAAGCAGGTGGTCTCCAACCTGTTGAGCAACGCGATCAAGTTTACCGCCCAGGGCCACGTGCGCCTGTACGCCAGCGGTTTACCGGCGGTTGCCAACGGTTACCTGAGCCTCAGGCTGGTGGTGGAGGACACCGGTATTGGGATCGGCATGGAAGACCAGATGCGCTTGTTCAATCCTTTTGTGCAAGGGCGCAACACCGACCAGTCGGCTCGCAGTGGTTCCGGCCTGGGGCTGGTGATCAGCCGCAGCCTGTGCGAGATGATGGGCGGCCAGCTGAAGCTGAGTAGCGTGCTGGGGCAAGGCACGCGGGTAGAGGTCACGCTGCTCCTGGCGGTGGCCGCGTCGGCAATCGCACACGCCGAGCCGGTTGTTCTGGAGGCGCCGCCTGCCCATGTGTTGAGCATCCTGGTGGTCGATGACTACCCCGCCAACCGGCAATTGTTGACCCGGCAACTGAGTTTCCTGGGGCACCGGATCACCACCGCCAACGATGGGGTGCAGGGCTTTGAGTGCTGGCAGGCCGAGCGATTCGACGGGGTGATCACTGACTGCAATATGCCGCTGAAAAATGGCTATGACCTGGCGCGGGACATTCGTGCCGATGAGCGTGCCCGTGGCTTGGCACCTTGTCTGCTGCTCGGGTTTACCGCCAATGCCCAACCGGAGGAGACCGAGCGCTGCATCGCTGCCGGCATGGACGGTTGCCTGTTCAAGCCCACCGGGCTTGAGGACCTGCATGCCGCGCTGGCATCACGCACGGCCAGGCCTTCGGTCAATGAGCCGCAGCAAGCCGCTCCAGCCAAGGCACTCGACTTGAGCCGCTTGTTGAAGCTGACCGGCTCCGACACTGACGCCGTCAAGGAATTGCTCATGCAACTGCTCGACAGCCTCGCCGCCGATCGTGCGCAAGTGCAGGCCCTGCTCGAAGCAAACGACTACGCCCAGTTACATGACCTGGCCCATAGGACCAAGGGCGGGGCACGACTGGTCGCGGCACAGGCATTGGTGAATCACTGCGAAGCGCTGGAAGCGGCCTGTGAGCAACGGGATCCCGGGGCGCTGGTCCTGGCAGTGGCGGGGTTGCGGGACGCTATTGATCAATTGCATCAGGCCCTGACGGACTATTGCAAACAGGCATAA